In Acidobacteriota bacterium, the following proteins share a genomic window:
- a CDS encoding DUF469 family protein produces the protein MKKRLRKKLRVGEFQEFGFRVSLKFKDEIPPAEFEDFLVAFLNEAVEANNLLYVEGGMGEQWACFLISDTARTPITDAQRDAVQQWAQANALVAACELGPLVDAWYGKWA, from the coding sequence ATGAAGAAACGCTTGCGCAAAAAGTTGAGGGTGGGCGAGTTCCAGGAGTTCGGCTTCCGGGTGAGCCTGAAGTTCAAGGACGAAATCCCCCCGGCCGAGTTCGAGGATTTCCTGGTGGCTTTCCTCAACGAGGCCGTGGAAGCCAACAACCTCCTCTACGTGGAGGGCGGCATGGGCGAGCAGTGGGCCTGCTTCCTGATCTCCGACACCGCCCGGACACCCATCACCGACGCCCAGCGCGACGCGGTGCAGCAGTGGGCCCAGGCCAACGCCCTGGTCGCCGCCTGTGAACTCGGGCCCCTGGTGGACGCCTGGTACGGCAAGTGGGCCTAG
- a CDS encoding glycosyltransferase family 39 protein has protein sequence MQPDAPIETFPSGGKTDKAGEPAAGCAGNSAGSARRREWLAVWCLWAIFLLRALTYVSITPLWEGFDEPFHFAYIQHIVEQGRLPVQKQDTVSREIHHSLRHLPLPREPGGFRVGKVHDDWWRMPEAERREAVRRAMASPPSWSGVASDTGSNPLYIYQAQHGPLYYALAAIPYLVFRNGDLAERVFAVRLFSILLASVVVLAGYAIFRRVFGDPSLARVLTAVVAFMPGLMTDTCRVGNDSLSVAILSLAIALVVRESPWTWRRTVLLGLLAAAGLLTKLYFMAVLPAFVVVLGARFLRRPRNVGAFLAHTAVFLALAVSVSAWWYARNHRLYGAVTGLQLVVGDQRVTPVDVLCHIPGLDWPDTVKTTLFSHIWFGNWSFLVLRLWIYQLFALLYLAAAVGAVIRLCVRYGPVRRLLERGGRSLARRLAPGAADASRGGLRARIAAAAGRRAPGPPPAATGGTDTIFPPHSLTLLSFYFWFNAGILYLASLLDLLYGASGVPGWYVYTAVIPETAWLFLGLWLWYPPAWKRRVAGFLLACFSLLDVYGLFFILVPYYTGLTSHDATGKMDAFKPFGVHAGALHEIPSRLATAKPAFMGEGYFVVLAVCFFALTAVALVLAFRWMIRRPPRAAAPGWRDPRDG, from the coding sequence TTGCAGCCGGATGCCCCGATCGAAACCTTCCCGTCCGGGGGAAAGACCGACAAGGCCGGTGAACCCGCCGCGGGATGCGCCGGCAATTCCGCCGGTTCCGCCCGCCGCCGGGAGTGGCTCGCCGTCTGGTGCCTCTGGGCGATCTTTCTCCTCCGGGCCCTGACCTACGTCAGCATCACCCCCCTCTGGGAAGGGTTCGACGAGCCCTTTCACTTCGCCTACATCCAGCACATCGTGGAGCAGGGGCGCCTCCCCGTGCAGAAGCAGGACACCGTCTCACGGGAGATCCACCACAGCCTTCGGCACCTGCCCCTGCCGCGTGAACCGGGGGGATTCAGGGTCGGGAAAGTCCACGACGACTGGTGGCGGATGCCCGAGGCCGAGCGGCGGGAGGCGGTCCGGAGGGCGATGGCGTCGCCGCCGTCCTGGAGCGGGGTCGCCTCGGACACCGGGTCAAACCCGCTCTACATCTACCAGGCCCAGCACGGGCCGCTCTACTACGCCCTCGCGGCGATCCCCTACCTGGTTTTCCGAAACGGCGACCTGGCGGAGCGGGTGTTCGCGGTGCGGCTATTCTCCATTCTCCTCGCCTCGGTGGTGGTCCTGGCCGGTTACGCCATCTTCCGGAGGGTCTTCGGGGACCCGTCGCTGGCCCGGGTGCTGACGGCGGTCGTCGCCTTCATGCCCGGCCTGATGACCGACACCTGCCGGGTGGGGAACGACTCCCTGTCGGTGGCGATCCTCTCCCTCGCCATCGCCCTGGTCGTCCGCGAGTCCCCCTGGACCTGGCGGAGGACGGTGCTGCTCGGCCTGCTGGCGGCGGCGGGCCTGCTGACCAAGCTGTATTTCATGGCCGTGCTCCCCGCCTTCGTCGTCGTCCTGGGGGCAAGGTTCCTCCGCCGGCCCCGGAACGTGGGGGCCTTCCTCGCGCACACCGCGGTGTTCCTCGCCCTCGCGGTTTCCGTCAGCGCCTGGTGGTATGCGCGGAACCACCGCCTCTACGGCGCCGTGACCGGGCTGCAACTGGTGGTGGGGGACCAGCGCGTCACCCCCGTGGACGTCCTGTGCCACATCCCCGGCCTGGACTGGCCGGACACCGTCAAGACCACCCTTTTCTCGCACATCTGGTTCGGCAACTGGAGTTTCCTGGTGCTGCGCCTGTGGATCTACCAGCTCTTCGCCCTGCTCTACCTGGCTGCCGCCGTGGGGGCCGTGATTCGCCTCTGCGTGCGATACGGGCCCGTGCGGAGACTCCTGGAGCGAGGGGGACGCTCCCTCGCGCGCCGGCTCGCCCCGGGGGCGGCGGACGCTTCCCGCGGCGGCCTTCGGGCACGAATCGCGGCGGCGGCGGGGCGGAGGGCCCCCGGGCCCCCCCCGGCCGCAACCGGCGGGACGGATACGATCTTCCCCCCCCACTCCCTGACCCTGCTCAGCTTCTACTTCTGGTTCAACGCGGGGATCCTTTACCTGGCGTCCCTCCTCGACCTGCTCTACGGGGCGTCGGGGGTCCCCGGCTGGTACGTCTACACCGCCGTGATCCCCGAAACCGCCTGGCTCTTCCTGGGGCTGTGGCTGTGGTATCCCCCTGCCTGGAAGCGCAGGGTGGCCGGGTTCCTCCTGGCCTGCTTCAGCCTCCTCGACGTTTACGGCCTGTTCTTCATCCTGGTGCCCTACTACACCGGGCTGACGTCCCACGATGCGACCGGGAAGATGGATGCCTTCAAACCGTTTGGCGTCCACGCCGGCGCGCTGCACGAGATCCCCTCCCGCCTGGCCACCGCCAAGCCGGCCTTCATGGGGGAGGGGTATTTCGTCGTTCTGGCCGTCTGCTTCTTCGCCCTGACGGCCGTGGCGCTCGTGCTGGCCTTTCGCTGGATGATCCGCCGGCCGCCCCGGGCCGCCGCGCCCGGATGGCGGGACCCGCGGGACGGGTGA
- the dnaK gene encoding molecular chaperone DnaK has protein sequence MGKIIGIDLGTTNSVVAVMEAGNPMVIINAEGSRLTPSVVGFTKEGERHVGQIAKRQAITNPVNTIFSIKRFMGRKYAEVGQEIKLVPCKVLPGPNGDARVDIDGKLYSPPEISAMILQKLKQAAEDYLGEKVTDAVITVPAYFNDSQRQATKEAGQIAGLNVQRIINEPTAAALAYGLDKKKDQLIAVFDFGGGTFDISILEVGEGVVEVKATNGDTHLGGDNIDQRIMEWLIDEFKREQGIDLSADKMALQRLREAAEKAKIDLSTTLDTEINLPFITADASGPKHMNVKLTRARLEQMIMDILKRTMEPCKQALSDAGKRPSDIDEVVLVGGSIRIPKVQQMVQEFFGKEPCKSVNPDEVVAVGAAIQGGVLGGEVKDVLLLDVTPLSLGIETLGGVFTRLIERNTTIPTRKSELFTTAADGQDQVEVHVLQGERAMAGDNKSLGKFQLVGIPPAPRGIPQIEVTFDIDANGIMNVSAKDKATGKEQKITIASSSGLAKDEIERMVREAQSHESEDKQKRELIELRNGVDSLSCSLERLIREHRDKIPAHQVTEAEALIKETREKLGSLDKAVLEKLRDRIGTLTQTIATQMYQQGAQAGPGAGAAGGPGAGGPSAGGPSEGGGKTNGGGDNVVDAEYSEVN, from the coding sequence ATGGGAAAAATAATCGGGATCGACCTGGGAACCACCAACTCCGTGGTGGCCGTCATGGAAGCGGGGAACCCGATGGTCATCATCAACGCGGAAGGCTCGCGGCTGACGCCCTCGGTGGTGGGCTTCACCAAGGAAGGGGAGCGCCACGTGGGGCAGATCGCGAAGCGGCAGGCCATCACCAACCCCGTGAACACCATTTTCTCCATCAAGCGCTTCATGGGGAGGAAGTACGCGGAGGTCGGCCAGGAGATCAAGCTGGTGCCCTGCAAAGTCCTGCCGGGCCCCAACGGTGACGCCCGCGTCGACATCGATGGGAAGCTCTACTCGCCGCCGGAGATCTCGGCCATGATACTGCAGAAGCTGAAACAGGCCGCCGAGGACTACCTGGGCGAGAAGGTCACCGACGCCGTCATCACCGTCCCCGCCTACTTCAACGACTCCCAGCGCCAGGCCACCAAGGAGGCCGGGCAGATCGCGGGGCTCAACGTCCAGCGCATCATCAACGAGCCGACGGCCGCCGCCCTGGCCTACGGCCTGGACAAGAAGAAAGACCAGCTCATCGCCGTCTTCGACTTCGGCGGCGGCACCTTCGACATCAGCATCCTGGAAGTGGGCGAGGGCGTGGTGGAAGTGAAGGCCACCAACGGGGACACCCACCTGGGCGGCGACAATATCGACCAGCGCATCATGGAGTGGCTCATCGACGAGTTCAAGCGCGAACAGGGGATCGACCTCTCCGCGGACAAGATGGCCCTCCAGCGCCTTCGGGAAGCGGCGGAGAAGGCCAAGATCGACCTCTCCACCACCCTGGACACCGAGATCAACCTCCCCTTCATCACGGCGGATGCCTCCGGCCCCAAGCACATGAACGTCAAGCTGACCCGCGCCCGCCTGGAACAGATGATCATGGACATCCTCAAGCGCACCATGGAGCCCTGCAAGCAGGCCCTGTCCGACGCGGGCAAGCGGCCTTCCGACATCGACGAGGTGGTGCTGGTGGGCGGTTCCATCCGCATCCCGAAAGTGCAGCAGATGGTCCAGGAGTTCTTCGGCAAGGAGCCGTGCAAGAGCGTCAACCCCGACGAGGTGGTGGCGGTGGGCGCGGCCATCCAGGGCGGCGTCCTGGGCGGCGAAGTCAAGGACGTGCTCCTGCTGGACGTCACCCCCCTCTCCCTGGGGATCGAGACCCTGGGCGGCGTGTTCACCCGGCTGATCGAGCGCAACACCACCATCCCCACCCGGAAGTCCGAGCTGTTCACCACGGCGGCCGACGGCCAGGACCAGGTGGAAGTTCACGTCCTGCAGGGCGAGCGCGCCATGGCGGGCGACAACAAGAGCCTGGGCAAGTTCCAGTTGGTGGGGATCCCGCCGGCGCCCCGGGGCATCCCCCAGATCGAGGTCACCTTCGACATCGACGCCAACGGGATCATGAACGTGTCCGCGAAGGACAAGGCCACGGGCAAGGAGCAGAAGATCACCATCGCGTCCTCCAGCGGCCTGGCCAAGGACGAGATCGAGCGGATGGTGCGCGAGGCCCAGAGCCACGAGAGCGAGGACAAGCAGAAACGGGAACTCATCGAACTGCGCAACGGCGTGGACAGCCTCAGCTGCAGCCTCGAACGCCTGATCCGCGAGCATCGAGACAAGATCCCCGCCCACCAGGTGACGGAGGCCGAGGCCCTGATCAAGGAGACCCGGGAGAAGCTGGGTTCCCTCGACAAGGCGGTCCTCGAGAAGCTGCGGGACCGGATCGGCACCCTGACCCAGACCATCGCCACCCAGATGTACCAGCAGGGTGCGCAGGCGGGCCCCGGTGCGGGTGCGGCGGGCGGCCCCGGCGCCGGCGGGCCTTCCGCGGGCGGGCCCTCCGAGGGCGGGGGCAAGACCAACGGCGGCGGCGACAACGTGGTGGACGCCGAGTACTCGGAGGTCAACTGA
- a CDS encoding amidohydrolase: MPAETPPAPSVPSAGSLSDLAGRAEADYPYLLNLYRELHAAPELSGQEVKTAARMASELETAGFAVTRGVGGHGVVGVLRNGEGPVLMLRTDMDALPVPDETGLPFASAVKARDDAGRDVCVNHACGHDLHMTVFVGTARALSGLRDRWKGTLLLVAQPAEEVGRGARAMLGAGLFTRFPRPDAALALHVCPESPVGTVSVAGGYVFAGVDSADVRLFGRGGHGAAPHTAVDPVVLAAQVVLAFQTVVSRERDPVEPVVLTVGSIQGGTAHNIIPDEVLLRLTLRTYAPEARTRAMESIRRICRGIALAGGVPDDRLPRVIFLDNTLPSLHNDPALVRRVVKAFLGAFGPDAIRPQKPEMIGEDFAFYGRTEPPVPICMFRLGTATATVPPPGASGPPPGLHSPRFRPDPSAIRTGVTAMTAAALEVLGPGAGKPRMNADGHGSGKSGF, encoded by the coding sequence TTGCCGGCGGAGACCCCTCCGGCACCGTCCGTACCGTCGGCCGGGAGCCTCTCCGACCTGGCGGGGCGGGCCGAGGCGGATTACCCCTACCTCCTGAATCTGTACCGGGAACTCCACGCTGCGCCCGAACTGTCCGGGCAGGAGGTGAAGACGGCCGCCCGGATGGCCTCCGAACTGGAGACGGCCGGTTTCGCGGTGACCCGGGGCGTGGGCGGGCACGGCGTCGTGGGCGTCCTGCGCAACGGCGAAGGCCCCGTCCTGATGCTGAGAACCGACATGGACGCCCTCCCGGTGCCCGACGAGACGGGGCTCCCCTTCGCCAGCGCCGTCAAGGCCAGGGACGACGCCGGGCGGGACGTGTGCGTCAACCACGCCTGCGGCCACGACCTCCACATGACGGTGTTCGTCGGTACCGCCCGGGCCCTGTCGGGGCTTCGGGACCGGTGGAAGGGCACGCTGCTCCTGGTGGCCCAGCCCGCCGAGGAAGTGGGCCGGGGGGCCCGGGCGATGCTGGGCGCCGGTCTCTTCACCCGCTTCCCCCGCCCGGACGCCGCCCTGGCCCTGCACGTGTGCCCGGAAAGCCCCGTGGGGACGGTGTCGGTGGCGGGCGGTTACGTCTTCGCCGGAGTGGACTCGGCGGACGTCCGCCTCTTCGGCCGGGGCGGTCACGGCGCCGCCCCGCACACCGCCGTCGATCCCGTTGTCCTGGCCGCCCAGGTGGTCCTCGCGTTCCAGACCGTCGTCAGCCGTGAGCGGGACCCCGTGGAACCGGTGGTCCTCACCGTAGGTTCCATCCAGGGCGGCACCGCCCACAACATCATCCCCGACGAGGTGCTGCTCCGGCTGACCCTGCGCACCTACGCCCCCGAGGCCCGCACCCGGGCCATGGAGTCCATCCGCAGGATCTGCAGGGGGATCGCGCTGGCGGGCGGGGTCCCCGACGACCGGCTCCCCCGGGTGATTTTCCTTGACAACACCCTCCCCTCCCTCCACAACGACCCCGCCCTGGTGCGCCGCGTGGTGAAGGCGTTCCTGGGCGCCTTCGGCCCGGACGCCATCCGGCCCCAGAAACCCGAGATGATCGGGGAAGACTTCGCCTTCTACGGTAGAACCGAGCCGCCGGTCCCCATCTGCATGTTCCGACTCGGCACCGCAACGGCGACCGTCCCGCCCCCGGGGGCGTCGGGGCCGCCGCCCGGCCTGCACTCCCCCCGTTTCAGGCCCGACCCTTCCGCCATCCGCACCGGGGTGACGGCCATGACCGCCGCCGCTTTGGAGGTCCTGGGACCGGGGGCGGGGAAACCACGGATGAACGCGGATGGACACGGATCGGGAAAAAGCGGATTTTGA
- a CDS encoding type II toxin-antitoxin system VapC family toxin: MKFWDTSALIPLLTEQADSPRAREILSVDPGLVVWWGSQVEIASAFSRLNREGVFDETVRSRLESSADRLLSAALEILPTTTLRRTACTLFRRHPLRAADALQLAAALVWSDHRPFDRELVCLDTRLAAAARGEGFTVLPGGL; encoded by the coding sequence ATGAAATTCTGGGACACCTCCGCGCTCATCCCCCTGCTGACCGAGCAGGCGGATTCCCCCCGGGCACGGGAAATCCTGTCGGTCGATCCAGGGTTGGTGGTCTGGTGGGGCAGCCAGGTGGAAATCGCCTCCGCCTTCTCCCGCCTGAACCGGGAAGGCGTCTTCGACGAGACCGTCCGCTCCCGGCTGGAATCCTCCGCGGACCGGCTCCTTTCCGCCGCACTCGAGATCCTGCCGACCACCACGCTTCGCCGAACCGCCTGCACGCTGTTCCGGCGTCACCCCCTCCGGGCCGCGGACGCCCTCCAACTCGCAGCGGCGCTGGTGTGGTCCGACCACCGCCCCTTCGACCGGGAACTGGTGTGCCTGGACACCCGCCTCGCCGCCGCGGCCCGGGGCGAAGGGTTCACGGTGCTTCCCGGTGGGTTATAG
- a CDS encoding PIN domain-containing protein encodes MTPHLFVDTDVVLDLLARREPFYPAAARLFSQAERGLLHLSVSALCFSHLFYILRKELSAPGALEVLRKLLRLVSILPVDEGVIRKALEGDFADFEDAIQHETALAGGAERIVTRNVKGYRGARLPVVTPEDLTLNSA; translated from the coding sequence ATGACTCCCCACTTATTCGTCGATACCGACGTGGTGCTGGACCTCCTGGCCCGCCGGGAGCCTTTCTACCCAGCCGCCGCCCGGCTGTTTTCCCAGGCGGAACGGGGTCTGCTTCATCTGTCCGTTTCCGCGCTCTGCTTCTCCCACCTGTTCTACATCCTGCGGAAGGAACTCTCCGCCCCCGGTGCGCTGGAGGTCCTCCGCAAGCTCCTGAGGCTGGTTTCCATCCTCCCGGTGGACGAGGGGGTGATCCGGAAGGCCCTCGAGGGAGACTTCGCCGATTTCGAGGACGCCATCCAGCACGAGACGGCCCTGGCGGGCGGCGCGGAGCGGATCGTCACCCGGAACGTGAAGGGCTACCGCGGCGCCCGCCTCCCCGTCGTCACCCCCGAAGATCTCACTCTGAACTCAGCCTGA
- a CDS encoding ATP-binding protein: protein MVFVGGPRQVGKTVFARDVVGGRFSSVAFYNWDRLADRRNALRCVWPGEARLIVLDEYHKYPKWKNWLKGEFDTAGPERRFLLTGSARLNVYRKGGDSLQGRYHYHTLFPFSVAELSGKRFSGIPGQPLTIGGESSEHGELGELLKFGGFPEPFLRGEDRFWRRWNRERLERFFQEDIRDLTRIRDLGSLALLADLLPPRAGSVLSLNSLAEDLQVNFRTVSHWVEVFENLYHCFRVSPYQTRQVAAVRKAKKLYLWDWSEISDPGHRLENLVAVHLSKFSTCLQESEGYDVRLHFLRDQTGREVDFLLTADGKPWIAVEVKASDEAPSRNLLYFKQCLAIPHAFQVCPKTGLDLEQQGVRRLSLDRFLAALV, encoded by the coding sequence ATGGTTTTCGTTGGTGGGCCTCGGCAGGTCGGCAAGACGGTGTTCGCCCGAGACGTGGTCGGAGGCCGGTTCTCCTCCGTTGCCTTTTACAACTGGGACCGCCTCGCGGACCGCCGGAATGCCCTTCGGTGCGTCTGGCCGGGGGAGGCCCGGCTCATCGTCCTGGACGAGTACCACAAGTACCCGAAGTGGAAAAACTGGCTCAAGGGTGAGTTCGACACGGCGGGGCCTGAACGGCGGTTCCTCCTGACGGGGAGCGCCCGCCTGAACGTCTATCGAAAGGGTGGCGATTCCCTGCAGGGCCGGTACCACTACCATACCCTGTTCCCCTTTTCCGTGGCCGAACTCTCCGGGAAGCGGTTTTCCGGCATCCCGGGGCAACCGTTGACGATCGGGGGTGAATCGAGTGAACACGGGGAACTGGGAGAGTTGCTGAAGTTCGGCGGGTTTCCCGAACCCTTCCTCCGGGGAGAGGACCGTTTCTGGCGTCGGTGGAACCGGGAGCGGCTGGAGCGGTTCTTCCAGGAAGACATCCGGGACCTGACCCGGATCCGGGACCTCGGTTCCCTGGCCCTGCTGGCGGACCTGCTGCCGCCCCGGGCCGGCTCGGTCCTCTCGCTGAATTCGCTGGCGGAAGACCTCCAGGTCAACTTCCGGACCGTTTCGCATTGGGTGGAGGTTTTCGAAAACCTTTACCACTGCTTCCGGGTCTCGCCGTACCAGACACGGCAGGTGGCGGCGGTCCGGAAGGCGAAGAAGCTTTACCTGTGGGACTGGTCGGAGATTTCCGACCCCGGACACCGGCTGGAGAACCTGGTGGCGGTCCACCTATCGAAGTTCAGTACATGCCTGCAGGAGAGCGAAGGATACGATGTCCGGCTGCATTTCCTCCGTGACCAGACGGGACGGGAAGTGGATTTTCTGCTCACCGCCGACGGGAAGCCGTGGATCGCCGTTGAGGTGAAAGCGTCGGACGAGGCCCCGTCGCGCAACCTTCTTTACTTCAAGCAATGTCTGGCCATTCCCCACGCATTCCAGGTCTGCCCGAAAACCGGCCTCGACCTCGAGCAGCAGGGGGTCCGCCGCCTCTCCCTCGACCGCTTCCTGGCCGCGCTGGTGTGA
- a CDS encoding type II toxin-antitoxin system prevent-host-death family antitoxin encodes MATTTITHLKATLSEQLDRVKAGEELVITERGRPVARILPMAPGRYPDDRSSELVRQGLARAPKSALDPCFLSPQPVADPRGALLGALEEERGER; translated from the coding sequence ATGGCAACCACGACGATCACGCACCTGAAAGCCACGCTCAGCGAGCAACTGGACCGGGTCAAGGCCGGCGAGGAACTGGTCATCACGGAGCGGGGCCGCCCCGTCGCCCGGATCCTCCCCATGGCGCCCGGACGGTACCCGGACGACCGGTCTTCCGAACTGGTCCGGCAGGGCCTGGCCAGAGCCCCGAAAAGCGCCCTGGACCCGTGCTTCCTTTCCCCCCAGCCCGTGGCCGACCCTCGCGGGGCCCTTCTCGGGGCCCTGGAGGAAGAGCGGGGCGAACGATGA
- a CDS encoding glycosyltransferase family 39 protein, with protein sequence MQGPDGKTFATGDPAAASPAVPGWAGPRGWAILLGVASAARLIGLGHKQLWVDEIIQALHAIPDTLAGVLEAARIDCGSAPLDYLVQHFTLRNLPLPLEWAARLHAALFGIAGVLLLDALGRRLLGPRAGRLAALLFAVYPLHQHYSQEGRFYALFTAAVLLSFLALERWDRHPTAPRWLAFAGTAVLGVYTHPYMMFVLAAQFVATLPGPGTSHRGDGRPGWGRPAAVAGAGALSAVAYLPWLVYGYAFARGGSPPALSPDLVEEVVKGLGAGSYPLAALIFGFAALGVVSLGRPGTSGVRRLLLAWVLVPLPLILAALWARSYFFATRQLLFVTPALYLLAADGIFEAARRWGPRWRAVRVTVLAGLLAAVSLVVVGLHYPDRRDDLRGAAAYLSRTLGPTDVLYAPRAGYLLAFYQPALDRARRDWDGSVPRPAAKSRVAVLDFEDRRETAGIEQALEEAGWSGRPIPFRGLALRVYARP encoded by the coding sequence ATGCAAGGCCCCGACGGGAAGACCTTTGCCACCGGCGACCCGGCTGCCGCCAGCCCTGCCGTGCCCGGGTGGGCGGGCCCCCGGGGCTGGGCGATCCTGCTGGGGGTGGCCTCCGCGGCCCGGCTCATCGGTCTCGGGCACAAGCAACTCTGGGTGGACGAGATCATCCAGGCCCTTCACGCCATCCCGGACACCCTGGCCGGGGTCCTCGAGGCGGCCCGCATCGACTGCGGTTCCGCCCCCCTCGACTACCTGGTCCAGCACTTCACCCTCCGGAACCTGCCGCTCCCCCTGGAGTGGGCGGCCCGCCTCCACGCCGCCCTTTTCGGGATCGCCGGGGTCCTGCTGCTGGACGCCCTGGGGCGGCGGCTCCTCGGCCCCCGGGCCGGCCGCCTGGCCGCCCTCCTCTTCGCGGTCTACCCGCTGCACCAGCACTACTCCCAGGAGGGCCGGTTCTACGCGCTCTTCACCGCGGCGGTGCTTCTTTCCTTCCTGGCCCTGGAGCGCTGGGACCGGCACCCCACCGCGCCCCGGTGGCTGGCGTTCGCCGGGACGGCGGTCCTGGGCGTCTACACCCACCCCTACATGATGTTCGTCCTCGCCGCCCAGTTCGTGGCGACCCTCCCCGGCCCCGGGACCTCGCACCGGGGCGACGGACGGCCGGGGTGGGGCCGCCCCGCGGCCGTGGCGGGGGCCGGCGCCCTCTCCGCCGTCGCCTACCTCCCCTGGCTGGTTTACGGGTACGCCTTCGCCCGGGGCGGCAGCCCGCCGGCCCTCTCCCCGGACCTCGTGGAGGAGGTGGTCAAGGGGCTCGGGGCGGGCAGCTACCCGCTCGCCGCCCTCATCTTCGGGTTCGCCGCGCTGGGGGTGGTCTCCCTCGGAAGGCCGGGAACGTCGGGCGTGCGGCGTCTTCTCCTCGCCTGGGTGCTCGTCCCCCTGCCATTGATCCTGGCCGCCCTGTGGGCTCGAAGCTACTTCTTCGCCACCCGGCAGCTGCTGTTCGTGACCCCCGCCCTCTACCTCCTGGCCGCCGACGGCATCTTCGAAGCCGCCCGACGCTGGGGCCCCCGGTGGAGAGCCGTGCGGGTCACCGTCCTCGCCGGCCTTCTGGCGGCGGTCTCGCTCGTCGTCGTCGGCCTGCACTACCCCGACCGCCGGGACGATCTCCGGGGCGCCGCCGCGTACCTCTCCCGCACGCTCGGACCAACGGATGTGCTCTACGCCCCCCGGGCCGGTTACCTCCTGGCATTCTACCAACCGGCGCTTGACCGCGCCCGCCGGGATTGGGACGGCTCCGTCCCCCGGCCCGCCGCCAAGTCCCGGGTGGCGGTCCTGGACTTCGAGGACCGCCGGGAAACCGCCGGCATCGAGCAGGCGCTGGAGGAAGCCGGCTGGTCGGGCCGTCCCATTCCGTTCCGGGGCCTCGCGCTGAGGGTCTACGCGAGGCCGTGA
- a CDS encoding DUF72 domain-containing protein, translating into MPGKTTDGRFFVGPAGWCYADWEGTVYPPGVTRSGKRLEFILRRFNLVEIDATFYRVPPRAHAERWARTAAATGAPFRFTVKAPGALTHEGQLDAHVVQPFRDILDTLRDGGVLGAVLLQFPASFRCEKKEKVRLKRALDAFEGYPAAVEVRHRGWDIPAFHDYLRSRNVAFCNIDQPDTIDHVPLGARVTAPRAYLRLHGRNRDAWLDPGAGRDERFDWLYGPDDIARFAAVAREMAAGAEEVYVVTNNHYRGKAIVNAGELSERLELGGAAPGTLFPTVP; encoded by the coding sequence GTGCCCGGAAAAACAACTGACGGCCGCTTTTTCGTCGGGCCGGCCGGCTGGTGCTACGCCGACTGGGAGGGGACGGTCTACCCGCCCGGGGTGACCCGGTCGGGGAAGCGGCTGGAGTTCATCCTCCGGCGGTTCAACCTCGTCGAGATCGACGCCACCTTCTACCGGGTCCCGCCCCGGGCCCACGCCGAGCGCTGGGCCCGGACGGCGGCGGCGACGGGCGCCCCGTTCCGCTTCACCGTGAAGGCCCCCGGGGCCCTGACCCACGAGGGCCAACTGGACGCGCACGTCGTGCAGCCGTTTCGGGACATTCTCGACACCCTCCGGGACGGCGGCGTCCTCGGGGCGGTGCTCCTCCAGTTCCCCGCCTCCTTCCGCTGCGAAAAGAAGGAGAAGGTCCGCCTGAAACGGGCCCTGGACGCTTTCGAGGGGTACCCGGCCGCCGTGGAGGTCCGCCACCGGGGGTGGGACATCCCGGCGTTTCACGACTACCTACGAAGCCGGAACGTGGCCTTTTGCAACATCGACCAGCCCGACACCATCGACCACGTCCCGCTGGGGGCCCGGGTCACCGCCCCCAGGGCCTACCTGAGGCTCCACGGGCGCAACCGCGACGCCTGGCTGGACCCCGGGGCCGGGCGGGACGAGCGCTTCGACTGGCTCTACGGGCCCGACGACATCGCCCGCTTCGCCGCCGTCGCCCGGGAGATGGCGGCGGGGGCGGAGGAAGTGTACGTCGTCACCAACAACCACTACCGGGGAAAGGCCATCGTCAACGCCGGGGAACTGTCCGAGCGCCTCGAGCTGGGGGGCGCCGCTCCCGGCACCCTCTTCCCGACGGTTCCCTGA